In Streptomyces chartreusis NRRL 3882, the following are encoded in one genomic region:
- a CDS encoding sensor histidine kinase, whose protein sequence is MRFSVPGPRSLAGQLFAMQAVLIAVVVAGYALFTYVSDRSQAEEAARRQARAVARSVADSPSVLEAARSSDPTGRLQPYALRVMRDTEVDFITIMSPRGIRWTHPDPDQIGQPFRGHTETALKGQTFTEIYTGTLGPSVRAVTPIRDGKEIVGLVSAGIRVEEITQRVQDQLTALLGVAAGALALGAVGTYVINARLRRHTHGMNAAELSRMHDYHQAALHAVREGLLMLDGQYRVALINDGGRELLGVAGDVVGRSVAELGLPAPLTGALLASEPRVDEVHLTASRVLVINTSPVSGGERRGTVVTLRDVTELQSLMGELDSERGFTQALRSQAHEAANRLHTVVSLIELGRAEEAVEFATAELELAQALTDQVVAAVSEPVLAALLLGKTAQANERGVELMVSEDSSLDDGLLPESLPARDLVTILGNLIDNAVDAAQGSVRARVTVAAYTQDTAAPGDTEGAPELVLRVSDTGPGVDPEHAEAVFQRGFTTKPAGPGGRGLGLALVRQATQRHEGTLSVSEADGGGAEFEVRLPLRESGAVAGGVTSRTSVSRGAGGDA, encoded by the coding sequence ATGCGCTTCTCCGTACCCGGTCCCCGCAGCCTGGCGGGCCAGCTCTTCGCCATGCAGGCCGTCCTGATAGCGGTCGTCGTGGCCGGATACGCGCTGTTCACCTACGTCAGCGACCGCAGCCAGGCCGAAGAGGCGGCGCGACGCCAGGCCAGGGCGGTGGCGCGGTCGGTCGCCGACTCGCCCTCGGTGCTGGAGGCGGCCCGCTCCTCCGACCCGACCGGCCGGCTCCAGCCGTACGCGCTGCGGGTGATGCGGGACACCGAGGTCGACTTCATAACGATCATGAGCCCGCGGGGCATCCGCTGGACGCATCCCGACCCGGACCAGATCGGCCAGCCCTTCCGGGGCCACACCGAGACGGCCCTGAAGGGCCAGACCTTCACCGAGATCTACACCGGCACGCTCGGCCCCTCGGTCCGCGCGGTCACCCCGATCCGGGACGGCAAGGAGATCGTCGGCCTGGTCAGCGCGGGTATCCGGGTCGAGGAGATCACCCAGCGGGTGCAGGACCAGCTCACGGCCCTGCTCGGCGTAGCGGCCGGCGCACTGGCCCTGGGCGCCGTCGGCACCTACGTCATCAACGCCCGGCTGCGCCGCCACACCCACGGCATGAACGCGGCCGAGCTCAGCCGGATGCACGACTACCACCAGGCCGCCCTGCACGCCGTACGCGAGGGGCTGCTGATGCTGGACGGGCAGTACCGTGTGGCGCTGATCAACGACGGAGGTCGGGAGTTGCTCGGCGTGGCCGGGGACGTGGTGGGCAGGTCGGTGGCCGAGCTGGGGCTGCCCGCCCCGCTGACGGGTGCGCTGCTGGCGTCGGAGCCGCGGGTGGACGAGGTGCATCTGACGGCGTCGCGGGTCCTGGTGATCAACACCTCCCCGGTGTCGGGCGGCGAGCGGCGCGGTACGGTCGTCACCCTGCGCGATGTCACCGAACTCCAGTCGCTGATGGGCGAGTTGGACTCCGAGCGGGGCTTCACGCAGGCGCTGCGCTCGCAGGCGCACGAGGCGGCGAACCGGCTGCACACCGTCGTCTCACTGATCGAGCTGGGCCGGGCGGAGGAGGCGGTGGAGTTCGCGACCGCCGAGCTGGAGCTGGCGCAGGCGTTGACCGACCAGGTCGTGGCGGCGGTGAGCGAGCCGGTGCTGGCGGCACTGCTGCTGGGCAAGACGGCCCAGGCGAACGAGCGGGGCGTGGAGCTGATGGTGTCGGAGGACAGCAGCCTGGACGACGGCCTGCTGCCGGAGTCCCTGCCGGCCCGGGACCTGGTGACCATCCTGGGCAACCTGATCGACAACGCCGTGGACGCGGCACAGGGCAGCGTGCGGGCACGGGTGACGGTGGCGGCGTACACCCAGGACACCGCGGCCCCCGGGGACACCGAGGGTGCCCCGGAACTGGTGCTGCGGGTCTCGGACACGGGCCCGGGCGTGGACCCGGAGCACGCCGAGGCCGTCTTCCAGCGGGGCTTCACGACCAAGCCGGCGGGGCCGGGCGGCCGGGGGCTGGGGCTGGCCCTGGTACGGCAGGCGACCCAGCGGCACGAGGGGACGCTGTCGGTGTCGGAGGCCGACGGGGGCGGGGCGGAGTTCGAGGTACGGCTGCCGCTGCGGGAGTCGGGGGCGGTGGCCGGGGGCGTGACATCCAGGACCTCGGTGTCCAGAGGCGCCGGAGGCGACGCATGA
- a CDS encoding extracellular solute-binding protein gives MRPTAALTPLVVLALAATALTACGGGSGGDPDTVKVSFKQSTDNSIKVMDTYLADIKEQFEKAHPGKKVELVPIKAPDSEYYTKLQQMLRSPKTAPDLVYEDTFLINSDITSGYLKPLDPYLAKWPDWNRFIDTAKAAARGEDGKTYGVPDGTDTRGLWFDKDVFAKAGLPADWQPKTWKDVLTAARTIKQKVPGVIPLNVYTGKPVGEAATMQTFEMLLYGTNDGRTDPLYDKSSKKWIAGGQGFEDALAFVETVYKEKLGPDVSDALDPNVMTRVRGEWLPQGKLGIALDGSWLPQDWLPGSGHEWPEWSKKLGLAAMPTQTGQAPGKVSMSGGWTWSIPAKAGNPDLAFEFIKTMQTKANAQKWYVANSGIAVREDVAKDPGYATAQPGTEFFTDLVRHTHYRPAYPAYPKVSTAIQEAMEGVTTGDMSVDEATGHYVDALKDATDNQVVER, from the coding sequence GTGCGCCCCACCGCCGCTCTCACACCTCTCGTCGTCCTGGCCCTCGCCGCCACCGCCCTCACCGCCTGCGGTGGCGGTTCCGGCGGCGATCCCGACACCGTGAAGGTCTCCTTCAAACAGTCCACGGACAACTCCATCAAGGTGATGGACACCTACCTCGCGGACATCAAGGAGCAGTTCGAGAAGGCCCACCCGGGCAAGAAGGTCGAGCTCGTCCCGATCAAGGCCCCGGACTCGGAGTACTACACCAAGCTCCAGCAGATGCTCCGCTCGCCCAAGACCGCACCCGACCTGGTCTACGAGGACACGTTCCTCATCAACTCGGACATCACGAGCGGCTACCTCAAGCCCCTCGACCCCTACCTCGCCAAGTGGCCGGACTGGAACCGGTTCATCGACACGGCGAAGGCGGCGGCCCGGGGCGAGGACGGCAAGACGTACGGCGTCCCCGACGGCACCGACACCCGCGGACTCTGGTTCGACAAGGACGTCTTCGCCAAGGCCGGCCTCCCCGCCGACTGGCAGCCGAAGACCTGGAAGGACGTCCTGACCGCGGCCCGCACCATCAAACAGAAGGTCCCCGGCGTCATCCCGCTCAACGTCTACACGGGCAAGCCGGTAGGCGAGGCCGCCACCATGCAGACCTTCGAGATGCTGCTCTACGGCACGAACGACGGCCGCACGGACCCCCTGTACGACAAGTCGAGCAAGAAGTGGATCGCCGGCGGCCAGGGCTTCGAGGACGCCCTGGCCTTCGTCGAGACGGTCTACAAGGAGAAGCTGGGCCCGGACGTCTCCGACGCGCTCGACCCGAACGTCATGACCCGGGTCCGCGGCGAGTGGCTCCCGCAGGGCAAGCTCGGCATCGCCCTCGACGGCTCCTGGCTCCCACAGGACTGGCTGCCCGGCAGCGGCCACGAGTGGCCCGAGTGGTCGAAGAAGCTGGGCCTGGCCGCCATGCCCACGCAAACCGGCCAGGCTCCCGGCAAGGTGAGCATGTCCGGCGGCTGGACCTGGTCGATCCCGGCGAAGGCCGGCAACCCGGACCTGGCCTTCGAGTTCATCAAGACGATGCAGACCAAGGCCAACGCGCAGAAGTGGTACGTCGCCAACTCCGGCATCGCCGTCCGCGAGGACGTGGCGAAGGACCCCGGGTACGCCACCGCCCAGCCCGGCACCGAGTTCTTCACCGACCTGGTGCGGCACACCCACTACCGCCCCGCCTACCCGGCCTACCCGAAGGTCTCGACGGCCATCCAGGAGGCCATGGAGGGCGTGACGACGGGCGACATGTCGGTCGACGAGGCGACGGGCCACTACGTGGACGCCCTGAAGGACGCCACGGACAACCAGGTCGTCGAGCGGTAG
- a CDS encoding PPOX class F420-dependent oxidoreductase, with amino-acid sequence MNGKLSGHIRERLRAANFWHLATVGADGAPQVSPMWADIEGEYVMVNTSVGRVKEENLRRNPYVSLSHHDPGNPYDRAEIRGKVVRFVEGEEAERAMDRLARKYLGEDRYPWLLPGERRVMLLIEPTRVRRLEGVEPFRAGVLPDGAAG; translated from the coding sequence GTGAACGGCAAGCTCAGCGGGCATATTCGCGAGCGTCTCCGCGCGGCGAACTTCTGGCATCTCGCGACGGTGGGTGCGGACGGTGCGCCCCAGGTGTCGCCCATGTGGGCGGACATCGAAGGGGAGTACGTCATGGTCAACACGTCCGTCGGGCGGGTGAAGGAAGAGAACCTGCGGCGCAATCCGTACGTTTCGCTGTCCCACCACGATCCCGGGAACCCGTACGACCGGGCGGAGATCCGGGGGAAGGTCGTCCGGTTCGTGGAGGGCGAGGAGGCGGAGCGGGCGATGGACCGGCTCGCGCGGAAGTACCTCGGGGAGGACCGGTACCCGTGGCTGCTGCCCGGGGAGCGCCGGGTGATGCTGCTGATCGAGCCGACGCGGGTGCGCAGGCTCGAAGGTGTGGAGCCGTTCCGGGCCGGGGTCCTGCCGGACGGGGCGGCCGGCTGA
- a CDS encoding IclR family transcriptional regulator, translating into MQESRGVRGVKSAARTVALLELLAERGEQPSRLDQLSEDLGVPRSSMYQLLRTLVDAGWVRTDATGSLYGIGIRALLTGTGYLDGDRRVRLVRPYLDEASDALGETIHLARLDGPDVVYLATRESHEYLRTISRVGRRVPAHAGALGKALLAERADEELPFTKWPLTALTENTHTDRAALLADLARVRERGYSVDREETVPGIAGFGFALRYGTPVVDAISCSVPVARLTPEHEARIVSVMRDIRARIESRLPPAPDTPDWR; encoded by the coding sequence ATGCAGGAGAGCAGAGGGGTCCGCGGTGTGAAGTCGGCGGCCCGGACCGTCGCGCTGCTGGAACTGCTCGCCGAGCGGGGCGAGCAGCCCTCGCGCCTCGACCAGCTCTCGGAGGACCTGGGCGTGCCGCGCAGCAGCATGTACCAGCTGCTCCGGACACTCGTCGACGCCGGCTGGGTCCGCACCGACGCCACCGGCTCCCTCTACGGCATCGGGATCCGTGCGCTGCTCACCGGCACCGGTTACCTGGACGGGGACCGGCGGGTCCGGCTGGTCCGTCCGTATCTCGACGAGGCGTCGGACGCGCTCGGCGAGACGATCCACCTGGCCCGGCTCGACGGCCCGGACGTCGTCTACCTCGCCACCCGCGAGTCCCACGAGTACCTGCGGACCATCAGCCGGGTCGGCCGTCGCGTCCCGGCCCACGCCGGCGCGCTCGGCAAGGCACTGCTCGCGGAGCGCGCCGACGAAGAACTGCCGTTCACGAAGTGGCCGTTGACCGCGCTCACGGAGAACACCCACACCGACCGGGCGGCGCTCCTCGCCGACCTGGCCCGGGTGCGCGAGCGCGGCTACTCCGTCGACCGCGAGGAGACGGTGCCCGGCATCGCCGGCTTCGGCTTCGCGCTGCGCTACGGCACACCGGTCGTCGACGCCATCAGCTGCTCGGTCCCGGTGGCCCGGCTGACCCCGGAGCACGAGGCCCGCATCGTCTCCGTGATGCGGGACATCCGGGCGAGGATCGAATCCCGCCTACCGCCGGCACCGGACACACCCGACTGGCGCTGA
- a CDS encoding carbohydrate ABC transporter permease, which translates to MTTTAPHTGLGKAPGPTAPRRPRRGPAALVRAMPLTPAVVLLLLFLAGPIAYCVSIAFTDLQLTGQAEDSFVGFDNFTRAFGDEAFLNAVWLTLVFTVLSSLIGQNTLGLALAALMQRASKPVRTLTGGIVVTAWVLPEVVAGFLLYAFFRREGTLNAILDWLHLPSQNWLFTLPILAVSFANVWRGTAFSMLVYSAALNEIPREITEAAEVDGAGGRRRMWHITLPMIRRSIATNLMLNTLQTLSVFGLIWVMTRGGPGGRSQTLPLFMYEQAFQNSLIGYGTAVALLLLLVGSLFSLVYLRLLRTEV; encoded by the coding sequence ATGACCACCACAGCACCGCACACCGGCCTCGGAAAGGCGCCCGGCCCCACGGCTCCCCGCCGCCCCCGGCGGGGCCCGGCCGCGCTGGTCCGGGCCATGCCCCTCACGCCCGCCGTCGTCCTCCTGCTCCTCTTCCTCGCCGGCCCGATCGCCTACTGCGTCTCCATCGCCTTCACCGACCTCCAGCTCACCGGCCAGGCCGAGGACTCGTTCGTCGGCTTCGACAACTTCACCCGGGCCTTCGGGGACGAGGCGTTCCTCAACGCCGTATGGCTGACGCTGGTGTTCACGGTCCTGTCGTCCCTCATCGGGCAGAACACGCTCGGCCTCGCCCTGGCCGCGCTGATGCAGCGTGCGTCGAAACCGGTCCGCACGCTCACCGGCGGCATCGTGGTCACGGCCTGGGTGCTGCCGGAGGTGGTGGCCGGCTTCCTGCTCTACGCCTTCTTCCGCCGCGAGGGCACCCTGAACGCCATCCTGGACTGGCTCCACCTGCCGTCCCAGAACTGGCTGTTCACCCTGCCGATCCTGGCGGTGTCCTTCGCCAACGTCTGGCGCGGCACGGCCTTCTCGATGCTGGTCTACTCGGCCGCGCTGAACGAGATCCCCAGGGAGATCACCGAGGCCGCCGAGGTGGACGGGGCCGGGGGCCGGCGCCGCATGTGGCACATCACCCTCCCCATGATCCGCCGTTCCATCGCCACGAACCTGATGCTCAACACCCTCCAGACCCTCTCGGTCTTCGGGCTGATCTGGGTGATGACCAGGGGCGGCCCGGGCGGCAGGAGCCAGACGCTCCCGCTCTTCATGTACGAACAGGCCTTCCAGAACAGCCTGATCGGCTACGGCACGGCGGTGGCCCTGCTGCTCCTCCTGGTCGGCTCCCTCTTCTCCCTCGTCTATCTGCGCCTGCTGCGGACGGAGGTCTGA
- a CDS encoding gluconate:H+ symporter — protein sequence MPLLVVGISVLALLLLMTRLRLNGFAALLLVAVGVALVRGIPVATIPDVLSEGIGDQIGDTMLTIGLGAMVGRVMGDAGAAQRIAGKLLDAFGPRWVQVAMVVTSMLIGVTMFYEVAFVIIVPIAFTLVWVTGAKLLWVGLPMSIALSTMHSFLPPHPGPTAVAAAFHASVGLTLFYGLFVAVPAGALIALTWPRLPFVARMTPAIPKGLVSDREFTDEEMPGLGWSLFVALFPVVLIVAAAVTDMAASGDSPFLHAVAFVGSAPIALLLTLCLAVWAFGPRIGRSLSDVGASCGSAAQAMAMILLVIGAGGAFKNVLVEGGISDYIKDVTDGWSISPIVLAWLVAVILRIALGSATVAVVTASGVALPLLAGSGVHPEVMVLAVACGSIAFSHVNDPGFWLFKEYFNLSVIEAIKVRTSYTTVLAVLGLGGVLAVEWVLDALSL from the coding sequence TTGCCTCTGCTCGTAGTCGGGATCAGCGTTCTGGCTCTGCTTCTCCTCATGACCAGGCTGAGACTCAACGGTTTCGCGGCCCTGCTGCTCGTGGCGGTCGGGGTCGCACTGGTCCGGGGGATTCCGGTGGCGACCATCCCGGACGTCCTCTCCGAGGGCATCGGGGACCAGATCGGCGACACCATGCTGACCATCGGGCTCGGCGCCATGGTCGGCCGCGTGATGGGGGACGCCGGCGCCGCACAGCGCATAGCCGGCAAACTCCTCGACGCCTTCGGACCGCGGTGGGTCCAGGTCGCCATGGTGGTCACGTCCATGCTGATCGGCGTGACCATGTTCTACGAGGTCGCGTTCGTCATCATCGTGCCCATCGCGTTCACCCTGGTCTGGGTGACCGGGGCGAAGCTGCTGTGGGTCGGCCTGCCGATGTCCATCGCCCTGTCCACCATGCACAGTTTCCTGCCGCCGCACCCCGGGCCCACCGCCGTCGCCGCGGCCTTCCACGCCTCCGTCGGACTGACGCTGTTCTACGGTCTGTTCGTCGCCGTGCCCGCCGGTGCGCTCATCGCCCTGACCTGGCCCCGTCTTCCGTTCGTCGCGAGGATGACCCCGGCCATCCCCAAGGGCCTGGTCAGCGATCGCGAGTTCACCGACGAGGAGATGCCGGGCCTCGGCTGGTCGCTGTTCGTGGCGCTGTTCCCGGTGGTGCTGATCGTGGCCGCCGCCGTGACCGACATGGCCGCCTCGGGCGACAGCCCCTTCCTGCACGCCGTCGCCTTCGTCGGGTCGGCGCCGATCGCCCTGCTGCTGACCCTGTGCCTGGCGGTCTGGGCGTTCGGACCGCGGATCGGGCGCAGCCTGAGCGACGTCGGCGCCTCCTGCGGCTCGGCGGCCCAGGCCATGGCGATGATCCTGCTGGTGATCGGCGCGGGCGGGGCCTTCAAGAACGTCCTCGTCGAGGGCGGGATCTCCGACTACATCAAGGACGTCACGGACGGCTGGTCCATCTCGCCGATCGTCCTCGCCTGGCTCGTCGCCGTCATCCTCCGCATCGCGCTCGGCTCGGCCACCGTCGCCGTCGTCACGGCCTCCGGCGTGGCACTGCCCCTCCTGGCGGGCAGCGGGGTGCACCCGGAGGTCATGGTGCTGGCCGTCGCCTGCGGCTCCATCGCCTTCTCCCACGTCAACGACCCGGGGTTCTGGCTGTTCAAGGAGTACTTCAACCTCTCCGTCATCGAGGCGATCAAGGTCCGTACGTCCTATACGACCGTGCTCGCCGTGCTCGGCCTGGGCGGCGTGCTGGCGGTCGAGTGGGTCCTCGACGCCCTCAGTCTCTGA
- a CDS encoding enolase C-terminal domain-like protein: MSSGPQPTVTAFAVYPVAGRDSMELNLSGAHGPYFTRNIVVLTDSEGRTGLGEVPGGEKITRTLRDAESLVVGAKVGDYKRVLREIGERFADRDAGGRGVQTFDLRTTVHTVTAVESALLDLLGQHLDVPVAALLGDGQQRDSVRVLGYLFYVGDPDRTDLEYVREPDSSVAWYRVRHEEALSPEAIVRQAEAAYEHYGFRDFKLKGGVLAGAEEVAAVRALKSRFPGARITLDPNGAWSLREAVELCRPLVGTLAYAEDPCGAEGGYSGREILAEFRRATGLPTATNMIATDWRQMAHALALQSVSIPLADPHFWTMQGSVRVAQLCNAMGLTWGCHSNNHFDISLAMVTHCGAAAPGEYNALDTHWIWQEGLERLTVEPPRIVGGEVAVPDAPGLGVRLDTDRLLAAHELYREKALGARDDAVGMRYLIPGWEFDAKRPCLVR; the protein is encoded by the coding sequence ATGAGCAGCGGACCGCAGCCGACCGTCACGGCCTTCGCCGTCTACCCCGTCGCGGGCCGGGACAGCATGGAGCTGAACCTCTCCGGCGCGCACGGCCCGTACTTCACCCGCAACATCGTCGTCCTCACCGACTCCGAGGGGCGTACCGGGCTGGGGGAGGTGCCCGGCGGGGAGAAGATCACGCGGACGCTGCGGGACGCCGAGTCGCTGGTCGTCGGGGCGAAGGTGGGGGACTACAAGCGGGTGCTGCGCGAGATCGGCGAGCGGTTCGCCGACCGGGACGCCGGGGGGCGGGGTGTCCAGACCTTCGACCTGCGGACCACCGTCCATACGGTGACCGCGGTCGAGTCGGCGCTGCTCGATCTTCTCGGGCAGCATCTGGACGTGCCCGTGGCGGCGCTCCTGGGTGACGGGCAGCAGCGGGACTCCGTGCGGGTGCTGGGGTACCTCTTCTACGTCGGTGACCCGGACCGTACGGATCTGGAGTACGTCCGGGAGCCCGACTCGTCCGTGGCGTGGTACCGGGTGCGGCACGAGGAGGCGCTGTCGCCGGAGGCGATCGTGCGCCAGGCGGAGGCGGCCTACGAGCACTACGGTTTCCGGGACTTCAAGCTCAAGGGAGGTGTGCTGGCGGGGGCCGAGGAGGTCGCGGCGGTGCGCGCTCTCAAGTCGCGTTTTCCCGGGGCGCGGATCACCCTGGACCCGAACGGGGCGTGGTCGCTGCGGGAGGCGGTCGAGCTGTGCCGGCCGTTGGTGGGCACGCTCGCGTACGCCGAGGATCCCTGCGGGGCGGAGGGCGGTTACTCCGGGCGGGAGATCCTCGCGGAGTTCCGCCGGGCCACGGGGTTGCCGACGGCGACGAACATGATCGCGACCGACTGGCGTCAGATGGCCCATGCCCTGGCTCTCCAGTCGGTCTCCATTCCGCTGGCCGATCCGCACTTCTGGACCATGCAGGGGTCGGTGCGGGTGGCGCAGTTGTGCAACGCGATGGGGCTGACCTGGGGGTGTCACTCCAACAACCACTTCGACATCTCCCTGGCGATGGTGACGCACTGCGGGGCGGCGGCGCCGGGGGAGTACAACGCGCTGGACACGCACTGGATCTGGCAGGAGGGGCTGGAGCGGTTGACGGTCGAGCCGCCCCGCATCGTGGGCGGGGAGGTGGCTGTTCCGGACGCGCCGGGGTTGGGTGTGCGGCTCGATACGGACCGCTTGCTGGCGGCGCACGAGCTGTATCGGGAGAAGGCGCTGGGGGCGCGGGACGATGCGGTGGGGATGCGGTACCTGATCCCGGGGTGGGAGTTCGACGCGAAGCGGCCGTGTCTGGTGCGGTAG
- a CDS encoding response regulator, with protein MTSDSTPERDIRVLVVEDDPVAADAHVMYVGRVPGFVAVGKAHTGAEARRALERTPVDLLLLDLHLPDVHGLHLARSLRAAGHHADVIAVTSARDLAVVREGVSLGVVQYVLKPFTFATLRDRLVRYAEFHAAVGEASGQDEVDRALAALRAPGPAALPKGLSAPTLERVTVALRDSTEGLTAAGVAETVGISRITARRYLEHLVDAGRAARRPQYGTVGRPELQYRWVTGQ; from the coding sequence ATGACGAGCGACAGCACGCCCGAGAGGGACATCCGCGTCCTGGTCGTGGAGGACGACCCGGTCGCGGCCGACGCGCACGTGATGTACGTGGGCCGGGTCCCCGGCTTCGTCGCGGTGGGCAAGGCGCACACGGGCGCGGAGGCCCGCCGGGCGCTGGAGCGCACGCCCGTCGACCTGCTCCTGCTCGATCTGCACCTGCCGGACGTGCACGGACTGCACCTGGCGCGGTCCCTCAGGGCGGCCGGACACCACGCGGACGTGATCGCCGTGACGTCGGCGCGTGATCTGGCGGTCGTGCGCGAGGGCGTCTCACTCGGAGTCGTGCAGTACGTCCTGAAACCGTTCACCTTCGCGACCCTGCGGGACCGCCTCGTGCGGTACGCGGAGTTCCATGCCGCGGTCGGCGAGGCGAGCGGCCAGGACGAGGTCGACCGGGCGCTGGCGGCCCTGCGCGCACCGGGCCCGGCCGCCCTGCCGAAGGGGCTGAGCGCACCGACGCTGGAGCGGGTGACCGTGGCCCTGCGCGACAGCACGGAGGGCCTCACGGCCGCAGGAGTGGCGGAGACCGTGGGCATCTCCCGCATCACGGCCCGCCGTTACCTGGAACACCTGGTGGACGCGGGCCGCGCCGCCCGCCGCCCGCAGTACGGCACGGTGGGGCGCCCGGAGCTGCAGTACCGCTGGGTCACCGGTCAGTGA
- a CDS encoding carbohydrate ABC transporter permease, with protein sequence MAVTLASRRTARRLAADSGLLVVAAAFVLPLAWVVLSSLDPHADLRVKAPDGLTLDNFDAILTPEVTFTPLLNSLILCGSATLLTVVCAALAAYPLSRFSSRFNRPFLLTILFATSLPITAIMVPVYALFVQVDLIDTMGGTIFFFAASQLPYAIWLMKNFMDGVPKELEEAAWTDGASALQSLIRIVLPLMGPGVAVVTVFSFVMMWGNFFVPFMLLLTPDQMPASVSINDFFGNRGMVAYGQLAAFSMVYSTPVILLYVLIARRLGGGFALGGAVKG encoded by the coding sequence ATGGCCGTCACACTCGCCTCCCGCCGCACGGCCCGACGCCTCGCGGCGGACTCGGGGCTCCTGGTGGTCGCCGCCGCGTTCGTACTCCCCCTGGCCTGGGTGGTCCTGTCCTCCCTGGACCCGCACGCCGACCTCCGGGTGAAGGCACCCGACGGCCTCACCCTGGACAACTTCGACGCGATCCTCACGCCCGAGGTCACCTTCACCCCCCTCCTGAACAGCCTGATCCTCTGCGGCAGCGCGACGCTCCTGACGGTGGTCTGCGCGGCCCTTGCCGCCTACCCGCTCTCCCGGTTCAGCTCCCGCTTCAACCGTCCGTTCCTGCTGACGATCCTCTTCGCGACCAGCCTGCCCATCACGGCGATCATGGTCCCGGTCTACGCGCTCTTCGTCCAGGTGGACCTGATCGACACGATGGGGGGCACGATCTTCTTCTTCGCCGCGTCCCAACTTCCGTACGCGATCTGGCTGATGAAGAACTTCATGGACGGCGTCCCCAAGGAACTGGAAGAGGCGGCCTGGACCGACGGTGCTTCGGCCCTCCAGTCCCTGATCCGCATCGTGCTGCCCCTGATGGGCCCGGGCGTCGCCGTCGTGACGGTCTTCTCCTTCGTCATGATGTGGGGCAACTTCTTCGTCCCCTTCATGCTCCTGCTCACGCCCGACCAGATGCCGGCGTCCGTCAGCATCAACGACTTCTTCGGGAACCGGGGGATGGTGGCGTACGGGCAATTGGCGGCGTTCTCGATGGTCTACTCGACGCCGGTGATCCTGCTGTACGTCCTCATCGCCAGGCGTCTGGGCGGGGGCTTCGCCCTGGGCGGCGCGGTCAAGGGCTGA